The Chitinivibrio alkaliphilus ACht1 DNA window AATGGCATCGAAGAGATCGTGGCAGGAGGTAATTCCGCGTTCTTCCATGCATGGGGGAAGTTCCTGAGAGGAAGAGCAGGCTGCCATGGCCCAGAAAAACATGAAAAGAAAGAGGATTCTCATAGGTTCTCCAAACGGGCTGAAAGGGCCTCTTTAAACTGCTCCATGGGAATATTTTCTTCTTCCCCGGTTTGCATAATTTTTATACGATAGTTTCCGGACGCTTCTTCTTCACCACCCGTGAGAAGAGCGATCTTACAGCGCGATGCCGCAGCTTTTTTCAATTGTTTGCCCACTGCATTCATCTTTAAGGGGAATTCCGTGGAAATACGAGCATTTCGAAGCCGCGCCGTGATGCTCATAGCTGCAGATATATCCTTTGTAACGGAGATAACAAAGACATCACACTTTGCCGGTTCAGTGGGGAGAGCTCCTTTTTCACGTAGAAGGTCAGAGAGCACCACATCACCCATGGCAAACCCCACGGCAGGGGTCGGTGTGCCGCCGTATAGCTCAATAAGTCTATTATACCGTCCACCACCTGCAATAGCGCGCATCGAGCGGCGTGTGTCAAAGACCTCAAAGACAATACCGGTGTAGTAAGCAAGCCCACGAACGATGGTTATATCGAAGCTACAGTAGTCTGCTACTCCCATGGCAGAAAGATATGAAAAGAGCTCTTTTAGTTCTGACAATGCTGATAGGTCAGGGGCCATCTTTTCAATATCTTCGAGGGTTTTGGCAGAAAGAAGATGAAGCAGAGTCTCCGCACGTTCTTGGTTGGAAAGGGTGGAATGCACCAATTCACAAAAATCGTTATATGCCATTTTCGGCATTTTATCGAGGAGGAGATATATTTCAGCATGCTCTTTTTTGGGTATTCCCGTATTCTGCAGATATTCTTCCAAGAGATTTCTGCTTGATATATGTATTTGAAAGTCCTGTGAATCAAGGCCGAGACGTTTCATTGTATCTATTGTCGCAGCAATGAGTTCTGCATCGGCGGTAAGCTCTGCTATGCCAATAATATCCATATTTAACTGAAAAAATTCCCGGAGGCGTCCTTTCTGCATCTTTTCATAGCGAAAGAGTTTTGGGATGGAGTACCATTTAACCGGTTTAGCGAGGGAGTTTCCTCGAGCAGCAACCATCCGCGCTACAGAGGGGGTCATTTCAGGACGCAGGGACAGTTTTCTTCCGCCCTTGTCTTCAAATGAGTAGAGTTGTTGTTCTATTTCCGTACCGCTCTTATGGGTATACAGGTCAAGATGCTCAAAAACCGGAGCATCGTACTTTTCAAATCCAAAGGTGTGACAACTCTGCTCCCAGCTGGTAAATATGTGTTCTCGTAAGATCATATCTTCGGGGTAAAAATCACGGGTTCCCTTGGGAGGAAGATAGTTCATGCAGTACTCCATGGCTTTTTATGAGAAATATACTTATTATTCGTCATAGGTGTGTTATTTTTCAAGTTCAGTTTTGAGGCGATTGTTTGTTTCGTCCAAACGAATTACCAGATTTTTAATTACCGTATGTACCCAATGGGGCAGTTTTGAAATATGCTGTTCAAATACATTTTTACTGATACGCATACAGGTTGTTGACGTAAGAGCACGTACAGAGGCCGTACGTGTGCATTCTCCAAGCAAGGCCATTTCCCCAAAGATATTGTTTACGCCCAGTTGTGCAAGTTCATACTCAACAATACGTCCCTTCGTATAGACTCGTTTAAATACTCGTACCCGCCCTGTCTTTATCAAGTAAAGACCGTCACTGGTATTACCTTCATTAAAAATGATATCACCCTTAGAATATTTTTTTACGCG harbors:
- the hisS gene encoding histidine--tRNA ligase, with amino-acid sequence MNYLPPKGTRDFYPEDMILREHIFTSWEQSCHTFGFEKYDAPVFEHLDLYTHKSGTEIEQQLYSFEDKGGRKLSLRPEMTPSVARMVAARGNSLAKPVKWYSIPKLFRYEKMQKGRLREFFQLNMDIIGIAELTADAELIAATIDTMKRLGLDSQDFQIHISSRNLLEEYLQNTGIPKKEHAEIYLLLDKMPKMAYNDFCELVHSTLSNQERAETLLHLLSAKTLEDIEKMAPDLSALSELKELFSYLSAMGVADYCSFDITIVRGLAYYTGIVFEVFDTRRSMRAIAGGGRYNRLIELYGGTPTPAVGFAMGDVVLSDLLREKGALPTEPAKCDVFVISVTKDISAAMSITARLRNARISTEFPLKMNAVGKQLKKAAASRCKIALLTGGEEEASGNYRIKIMQTGEEENIPMEQFKEALSARLENL
- a CDS encoding Crp/Fnr family transcriptional regulator → MSREDRFTTRVKKYSKGDIIFNEGNTSDGLYLIKTGRVRVFKRVYTKGRIVEYELAQLGVNNIFGEMALLGECTRTASVRALTSTTCMRISKNVFEQHISKLPHWVHTVIKNLVIRLDETNNRLKTELEK